From Mesobacillus jeotgali, the proteins below share one genomic window:
- a CDS encoding aspartate:alanine exchanger family transporter, protein MDGIKGLLEEPLILLFVILFLGSALGEIKIHGLSLGTSGVLLAAMVFGHFGYQVSPVIQQLGLGLFIVAVGLSAGPRFFRMMKTSGAVFGIISLLIVLVASVTTIIVSKLFNLSPALSIGIMTGALTSTPGLAAALQATGDPLASVGYGIAYPFGVLAVVLFVQLLPRVLKVDLAEDLKRKSGPVRNDESPEVTTIEVTDPSINKRTLKELEFNQYNTVVISRVIRGDRNIIALNDTVILVGDRLVAVGLPNDLKKLCEDIGKEVETNTVNHDNVELRKVTVDALELIGKTIKDLELRRTYGVTVTRIERSGFEFNQNSRWRLERGDVLTLVSSKDRLDDVEKLFSRKKLTATNIHILSLSLVLLLGVLAGMVPIHFPKLGTITFGVAGGPLFVALIIGHFGKLGPIHARYYQPSNQVIRDIGLVLFLAGAGTTAGKGIVQVIQQEGFNLVIGGAIITILPVVAGFFIARKLFRLSIIHSLGALCGGMTSTPGLGAANQLMDSEEASIGYAAAYPFALISVAIASQVLVFFL, encoded by the coding sequence GTGGACGGCATAAAAGGTTTGCTTGAGGAACCGTTAATTTTATTATTTGTCATACTATTTCTCGGCTCTGCGCTTGGGGAAATCAAAATTCACGGACTGAGCCTCGGTACGTCAGGGGTGTTGCTGGCGGCGATGGTATTCGGCCATTTCGGGTATCAGGTGTCGCCTGTCATCCAGCAGCTGGGCCTTGGATTATTCATCGTCGCGGTGGGCTTATCGGCAGGGCCGCGATTTTTCAGGATGATGAAAACGAGCGGGGCCGTGTTTGGAATCATTAGCCTGTTGATTGTGCTAGTCGCATCCGTAACTACGATCATCGTATCCAAGCTGTTCAACCTTTCACCCGCATTGAGCATCGGCATTATGACGGGCGCCCTGACAAGTACGCCAGGCCTTGCTGCTGCACTTCAGGCAACTGGCGACCCGCTTGCCTCTGTTGGCTACGGGATTGCCTATCCATTCGGGGTGCTGGCAGTCGTGCTGTTCGTGCAGCTATTGCCGCGTGTGCTGAAAGTGGACTTAGCTGAGGATTTAAAAAGGAAATCAGGTCCTGTCCGGAATGATGAGTCGCCTGAGGTGACGACAATAGAGGTAACTGACCCTTCAATCAATAAAAGAACACTAAAAGAGCTGGAGTTCAACCAATATAATACGGTAGTCATCAGCCGGGTCATCCGCGGCGACCGGAACATCATCGCCCTCAATGACACCGTTATTCTGGTTGGCGACAGGCTAGTCGCCGTCGGGTTGCCCAACGATCTAAAAAAGCTTTGCGAGGATATCGGCAAAGAAGTGGAGACGAACACTGTTAATCATGATAATGTCGAGTTGCGCAAGGTCACTGTGGATGCCCTGGAATTGATCGGAAAAACAATCAAGGACCTTGAGTTAAGGCGCACATACGGGGTGACAGTAACAAGGATCGAACGCAGCGGGTTTGAATTCAACCAGAACTCGAGATGGCGTCTGGAGCGCGGCGACGTCCTGACTCTTGTCAGCAGTAAAGACCGTTTGGATGATGTCGAAAAGCTGTTCAGCAGAAAAAAGCTTACCGCAACCAATATTCACATCCTGTCGCTGAGCCTTGTGCTGCTGCTTGGCGTCCTGGCGGGAATGGTACCGATTCACTTTCCGAAACTGGGAACCATTACTTTTGGTGTCGCTGGCGGTCCTTTGTTCGTCGCCTTGATCATCGGCCACTTCGGAAAGCTTGGCCCGATCCATGCTCGCTATTACCAGCCATCCAACCAGGTCATCCGCGATATCGGATTAGTCTTATTCCTTGCCGGTGCTGGTACTACGGCTGGAAAAGGAATCGTCCAGGTCATCCAGCAGGAAGGGTTCAATCTTGTGATTGGCGGTGCGATTATTACCATTCTGCCAGTAGTAGCCGGCTTTTTCATCGCGAGAAAGCTTTTCAGGCTCAGCATCATTCACTCATTAGGCGCACTATGCGGCGGAATGACCAGTACCCCGGGACTTGGTGCAGCCAACCAGCTGATGGACTCCGAGGAGGCATCAATCGGTTATGCGGCCGCCTATCCGTTTGCGCTCATATCGGTAGCGATTGCATCCCAGGTTCTGGTTTTCTTTTTGTAA
- a CDS encoding Lrp/AsnC family transcriptional regulator gives MVIDETDRMILQLLSENGRMSYVDIGKELNLSRVSIRERVNQLIEGGVIEKFSVVINSEKVGKSVSAFFEVDCEPSSLVRVAETLANNPSVASCYQMTGPSTLHMHVLVEDFIRLENFINEELYSLEGITRVESHILLRRFKSRTGLKL, from the coding sequence ATGGTAATCGATGAAACTGACCGAATGATACTTCAGTTATTATCCGAAAATGGCAGAATGTCATATGTGGACATTGGAAAAGAATTGAATTTATCAAGAGTATCCATACGGGAAAGAGTGAATCAATTAATCGAAGGTGGCGTAATTGAAAAGTTTTCTGTTGTGATCAACTCCGAAAAAGTGGGGAAATCTGTTTCAGCCTTCTTTGAAGTGGATTGCGAGCCTTCATCTCTTGTGAGGGTTGCTGAGACACTGGCAAATAATCCAAGTGTGGCTAGCTGCTACCAGATGACAGGACCGAGTACATTACATATGCATGTTCTCGTAGAGGATTTCATAAGACTGGAAAATTTCATCAATGAGGAACTATATAGTTTGGAAGGAATCACAAGGGTGGAAAGCCATATTCTACTAAGAAGATTCAAGAGCCGTACTGGTTTGAAGCTATAA
- a CDS encoding ABC transporter substrate-binding protein, with protein sequence MSKNVKMFAAIFMSFVLLLTGCNNSNSSSTEAEKSTTASAPKTDKTELVVGLDDDPPQLDPHLSTAAVDRQIFHSIYDKLVDVDEKLNFVPMLAEKWDISEDGKTYTFSLQKGVTFHDGTPFNAEAVKFNFERMMDPNAGSPRASELSSIEKIEVVDETTLKVVLAEPYSPFLAALSDRAGMMVSPTAVKEKGKDFANSPVGTGPFKFVSRVKQDKIVVEKNADYWGGAPKFEKIVYRPYADENVRLTNLTSGDVDIISKVPPKDVEKLKKDSNLTLSETGALGFQGLYLNHKSEPFNNKALRQALDLVIDREAIIKVALRDTGVASAGAIPPGTWAFDESIKPKKKNVEKAKKIMAEAGYPDGFEFTLQLSPKPVEEQISQMIQSMAKEAGIKVNLEMVEFGTMLDNMDNFKFDAVRLGWSGRTDPDGNIYALFHTKGSINYGYSNPKMDELLEQARVETDQKERKKIYSEASKLGQEEVPFIFIYHEKDYKAFKNNLQGYNHIADQMMRFHDVSFK encoded by the coding sequence GTGAGTAAGAATGTAAAAATGTTTGCGGCAATATTTATGAGTTTTGTATTGTTACTGACTGGCTGTAACAATAGTAATTCATCCAGTACAGAAGCAGAAAAATCTACAACGGCCAGCGCTCCGAAAACGGACAAAACAGAATTGGTAGTCGGGCTGGATGATGACCCGCCGCAGCTGGATCCGCATCTGTCTACAGCAGCTGTTGACAGGCAAATATTCCATAGTATCTATGACAAGCTTGTTGATGTGGATGAGAAGCTGAACTTTGTCCCAATGCTTGCTGAAAAATGGGACATCTCAGAAGATGGCAAAACGTATACCTTCTCTTTACAAAAGGGAGTTACCTTCCATGATGGGACGCCATTTAATGCGGAAGCTGTTAAATTCAACTTTGAACGCATGATGGATCCAAATGCGGGATCACCTCGTGCATCCGAATTATCATCTATCGAAAAGATTGAAGTTGTCGATGAAACTACTTTAAAGGTTGTGCTTGCCGAGCCTTACAGCCCATTCCTTGCAGCATTGTCTGACCGCGCCGGAATGATGGTTTCACCTACAGCAGTAAAAGAAAAGGGCAAAGACTTTGCCAATTCTCCTGTAGGTACTGGTCCATTTAAATTTGTATCCCGCGTTAAACAGGACAAAATCGTAGTAGAGAAAAATGCAGATTATTGGGGCGGCGCGCCAAAGTTTGAAAAAATTGTTTACCGTCCGTATGCTGACGAAAACGTGAGGCTGACAAACCTGACATCAGGGGATGTTGACATCATCAGCAAGGTACCGCCGAAGGACGTCGAGAAGCTTAAGAAGGATTCAAATCTTACGTTATCTGAAACGGGAGCACTTGGATTCCAGGGGCTGTATTTGAACCACAAAAGTGAACCGTTCAACAACAAAGCACTTCGCCAGGCATTGGATCTTGTCATTGACCGTGAAGCAATAATTAAAGTTGCACTGCGCGATACAGGCGTAGCTTCGGCGGGAGCTATCCCTCCTGGAACATGGGCATTTGATGAGAGTATCAAGCCTAAGAAGAAAAATGTTGAAAAGGCCAAGAAAATAATGGCCGAAGCTGGTTACCCTGATGGATTCGAATTTACATTACAGCTTTCACCTAAACCTGTTGAAGAACAAATCTCTCAAATGATTCAATCCATGGCTAAGGAAGCTGGTATCAAGGTGAATCTAGAAATGGTTGAATTCGGAACAATGCTTGATAATATGGATAACTTCAAGTTTGACGCTGTCCGATTGGGATGGAGCGGCAGAACGGATCCGGATGGAAACATTTATGCACTTTTCCACACAAAAGGTTCTATAAACTATGGTTATTCAAACCCGAAGATGGACGAGCTTTTAGAACAGGCACGTGTTGAAACAGACCAAAAGGAACGGAAGAAAATCTACTCAGAAGCTTCAAAGCTTGGACAGGAAGAAGTACCGTTCATTTTCATCTATCATGAGAAGGATTACAAGGCATTTAAAAACAACCTGCAGGGCTATAATCACATCGCGGATCAAATGATGCGCTTCCATGACGTTTCATTTAAATAA
- the nikB gene encoding nickel ABC transporter permease has protein sequence MVKFLLRRLGLMVVILFLVSIIVFSLVHLTPGDPARMILGQEATEEALQALRQQMGLNDPLYVQYFNWVTNVLQGDLGNSLKDNTPVLTVLLQKLPVTVQLSIMSFIIAMLIAIPAGIISATRKGTFWDYFGTTFALSGVSVPPFFLGILLIFVFSISLGWVAPSGYVEPWKNFKQSMILMILPALAVGVRLSAEITRMLRSSMLEVLEADYIRTAYAKGVLEREVVIGHALKNALIPVVTVSGLQLATFLGGAVITETIFAIPGLGRLVIDAILTRDFPVVQGAVLFMAIAVVVVNFFIDILYSILDPRIKLTGGQ, from the coding sequence GTGGTTAAGTTTTTGCTTCGCAGATTAGGATTAATGGTTGTTATCTTATTTCTAGTGAGTATTATTGTATTTTCACTCGTCCATCTTACACCTGGTGACCCTGCAAGGATGATATTAGGACAAGAAGCTACTGAGGAGGCTTTGCAGGCATTAAGGCAGCAGATGGGACTGAACGACCCTCTTTATGTCCAGTATTTCAACTGGGTTACGAATGTTCTCCAGGGAGACTTAGGAAACTCTTTAAAAGATAATACGCCAGTATTGACAGTGCTGCTTCAAAAGCTGCCGGTCACCGTCCAGCTGTCGATTATGTCATTCATTATCGCGATGCTGATTGCCATTCCTGCTGGTATTATATCGGCTACAAGAAAAGGGACGTTCTGGGATTACTTTGGAACAACTTTTGCATTGTCAGGAGTTTCGGTTCCTCCATTTTTCCTGGGTATCCTGCTTATATTTGTCTTTTCCATTTCATTAGGCTGGGTTGCCCCTTCAGGGTATGTAGAGCCGTGGAAAAATTTTAAGCAGAGCATGATTTTAATGATATTACCTGCCCTTGCAGTAGGGGTTCGATTGAGTGCTGAAATAACAAGAATGCTGCGTTCAAGCATGCTCGAAGTGTTGGAAGCCGATTATATCAGGACGGCATATGCAAAAGGTGTTTTGGAAAGAGAAGTCGTTATCGGCCATGCTTTAAAAAATGCCCTTATTCCTGTAGTCACTGTCAGCGGACTCCAGCTAGCGACTTTCCTTGGCGGAGCGGTAATCACCGAAACGATCTTTGCAATCCCGGGGCTGGGCAGGCTTGTCATCGATGCGATTTTGACAAGGGATTTCCCGGTTGTCCAGGGGGCCGTCCTGTTTATGGCCATAGCGGTAGTGGTTGTTAACTTCTTTATTGATATCCTTTATTCGATTCTAGATCCAAGAATTAAGCTTACGGGGGGCCAGTGA
- a CDS encoding ABC transporter permease — MEAQLEQKMVVVESPRKRRLREMSSRFFQNKLAVLGGIFTLLLILMAVLAPVVAPYNPSDQDYAKFLQSPNAENLLGTDELGRDILSRIIYGARVSIQAGIISVGIALAIGIPIGLFSGYYRGVLDEYVVMRFTDALLSFPPLVLALSLAAVMGAGLQNAMIAIGIIFTPNFIRLVRGEVLSQREREYVTAAKASGISDFKIIFRHILPNCMPPILVQATLAIAAAIISEASLSYLGLGTQPPTPSWGAMLSMGQGYLGDAPWISLFPGLFIFLTVLSINLFGDGLRDALDPKLK; from the coding sequence ATGGAAGCACAGTTAGAACAAAAGATGGTAGTTGTTGAGAGCCCGAGGAAACGCCGATTGAGAGAGATGAGCTCTCGATTCTTTCAAAATAAACTAGCCGTTCTTGGCGGTATTTTTACATTGCTGCTTATTCTAATGGCTGTCCTGGCGCCTGTCGTAGCGCCGTATAATCCTTCAGACCAGGACTATGCAAAGTTTCTTCAGAGTCCGAATGCTGAAAATCTCCTGGGCACTGATGAACTTGGACGCGATATCCTGAGCCGGATTATCTATGGAGCAAGGGTATCAATCCAGGCTGGAATCATATCCGTCGGCATTGCTTTAGCAATCGGGATTCCAATTGGACTTTTTTCAGGTTATTATCGAGGCGTTTTAGATGAATACGTGGTGATGCGCTTTACTGATGCATTGCTATCATTCCCGCCGTTAGTCCTGGCACTTTCCCTTGCTGCCGTTATGGGAGCCGGATTACAGAATGCCATGATTGCGATTGGGATTATCTTCACACCTAACTTTATCCGTCTGGTCCGGGGAGAGGTGTTGAGCCAGAGGGAACGGGAATATGTTACTGCTGCAAAAGCTTCAGGAATCAGTGATTTTAAAATCATCTTCAGGCATATATTGCCGAACTGCATGCCGCCTATTTTAGTCCAGGCCACCTTAGCTATTGCAGCTGCAATCATTTCTGAAGCCTCTTTAAGCTATTTGGGACTGGGTACTCAGCCGCCGACACCTAGCTGGGGTGCCATGTTATCGATGGGACAGGGGTATTTGGGAGATGCACCATGGATCTCGTTATTCCCGGGATTATTTATCTTCTTGACAGTTCTATCCATTAACTTATTTGGTGATGGCCTGCGTGATGCATTAGATCCAAAGCTGAAGTGA
- a CDS encoding DUF1028 domain-containing protein has protein sequence MTFSITARCEKTGMLGVAVSTARPAVGSLVPYVKSGIGAIATQALVNPFYGIDGIKLLTEGKTPVEVLEHLLTLDPDRERRQCAVIDKDGNATAFTGKDTVPWQGHRVGSQFVVAGNMLTGPETIDAMFETYQALENESLPDRLLATLASGQEAGGDKRGRQSAAIYIVHQEEYPLVDVRVDEHHNPVEELIRVYRKCQEDLFPYTANLVKRKERATQ, from the coding sequence ATGACATTTTCAATAACTGCTAGATGCGAGAAAACTGGAATGTTAGGCGTTGCCGTTTCAACAGCAAGGCCTGCGGTAGGATCACTTGTTCCTTATGTTAAATCCGGTATTGGCGCGATTGCGACACAGGCTCTGGTTAATCCGTTTTACGGCATAGATGGAATCAAGCTATTAACTGAAGGAAAAACACCCGTGGAAGTGCTGGAACATTTACTTACTCTAGACCCGGACAGAGAAAGAAGACAGTGCGCCGTCATCGATAAGGATGGGAATGCCACGGCTTTTACAGGAAAAGACACGGTTCCTTGGCAGGGGCATCGAGTTGGATCGCAGTTTGTGGTGGCAGGCAATATGCTGACGGGTCCGGAAACAATCGATGCAATGTTTGAAACGTACCAGGCGTTGGAGAATGAAAGCTTGCCAGATAGACTTTTAGCAACGCTGGCAAGCGGCCAGGAAGCCGGCGGGGACAAAAGGGGAAGGCAGTCGGCTGCTATTTATATAGTCCATCAGGAAGAATACCCTCTTGTAGATGTTCGAGTGGATGAACATCACAATCCTGTTGAAGAACTAATCAGGGTCTATAGAAAGTGCCAGGAAGATTTGTTTCCTTACACTGCTAATCTAGTAAAGAGAAAGGAGAGAGCAACCCAATGA
- a CDS encoding ABC transporter ATP-binding protein, with amino-acid sequence MTQPLLEVKNLKVSFAGKKKTTNIVAGLSFNVEKGKTLCIVGESGCGKSMTSLSVMGLLPKTGEVEGEILLKGENLTGKSMKQMSKIRGNQISMIFQEPMTSLNPVQTVGKQIAETIILHQKVSKKEARQKAIEMLQLVGIPSPEKRIDAYPHELSGGMRQRVMIAIALSCNPELLIADEPTTALDVTIQAQILDLMKNLQKDLDMGIIMITHDLAVVSEMADTVLVMYAGKAVEYGSRKSIFNNPLHPYTQGLMKCIPDVDAEEDMEELFVIKGSVPSPDAMPAGCRFADRCPYAQEICRAQSPDLVHADNQHTVSCWKYTDLWKEGEANGPAISEVAVGKSS; translated from the coding sequence ATGACGCAGCCATTATTGGAAGTGAAGAATCTTAAAGTCAGCTTTGCTGGGAAAAAGAAGACGACAAATATAGTAGCCGGATTGTCCTTTAATGTGGAAAAGGGGAAGACTCTTTGTATTGTTGGGGAATCAGGTTGTGGAAAAAGTATGACCTCTCTTTCCGTCATGGGCCTGCTTCCAAAGACAGGAGAAGTGGAAGGCGAAATTCTCCTGAAGGGTGAGAACTTAACGGGAAAATCAATGAAACAGATGAGCAAGATCAGGGGCAATCAGATTTCGATGATCTTCCAGGAACCTATGACTTCGCTGAACCCAGTGCAGACGGTGGGAAAACAAATTGCCGAAACTATTATTCTTCATCAGAAGGTAAGCAAAAAAGAAGCGCGCCAGAAGGCGATTGAAATGCTGCAGCTTGTAGGAATTCCTTCTCCGGAAAAACGTATTGATGCCTATCCACATGAACTTAGCGGCGGTATGAGACAAAGGGTCATGATTGCGATTGCCCTTAGCTGCAACCCGGAATTGCTGATTGCTGATGAGCCGACCACTGCTCTTGATGTAACGATCCAGGCACAAATTCTTGATCTGATGAAAAATCTGCAAAAAGACCTGGATATGGGAATCATCATGATTACCCATGACCTGGCGGTTGTTTCTGAAATGGCCGATACAGTGCTGGTCATGTATGCAGGGAAAGCGGTAGAATATGGAAGCAGGAAATCGATTTTTAACAATCCGCTGCATCCCTACACCCAAGGACTGATGAAGTGCATTCCCGATGTAGACGCCGAAGAGGATATGGAAGAGCTTTTTGTTATAAAAGGTTCTGTACCATCACCGGATGCAATGCCTGCCGGTTGCAGATTTGCTGACCGATGCCCGTACGCACAGGAAATTTGCAGAGCACAATCACCGGATCTTGTGCATGCCGATAATCAACACACAGTCAGCTGCTGGAAATATACTGATTTATGGAAGGAAGGTGAGGCAAATGGGCCAGCCATTAGCGAAGTTGCCGTCGGCAAATCTTCTTGA
- a CDS encoding ABC transporter ATP-binding protein — MGQPLAKLPSANLLDVQDLTKYFPVGDQGYFGEKQVVKALDGITFSLKRGETLGIVGESGCGKSTMGRAILRLHEPSSGTIIYDGKDITRVSKRQMRDNRKDMQIIFQDPYGSLNPRMTVGAMLSEIVETHKIVPEKELYDYVCNLLVEVGLSEQHYHRFPHEFSGGQRQRVSIARALCTNPKLIVCDEAVSALDVSVQSQILNLLQRLKKEHQLTYLFISHDLSVVKHVSDRVAVMYLGKMVELADKKDLYDNPRHPYTKALLSAIPSTKEEKKRERVILKGDVPSPINVPSGCRFHTRCPLATDLCRAEEPAFREVSEKHFAACHYA, encoded by the coding sequence ATGGGCCAGCCATTAGCGAAGTTGCCGTCGGCAAATCTTCTTGATGTACAGGATCTAACCAAATATTTTCCGGTAGGTGATCAAGGATACTTTGGAGAAAAACAGGTTGTTAAGGCATTGGATGGGATTACGTTCTCACTTAAGAGAGGGGAAACGCTGGGAATCGTAGGAGAATCAGGATGTGGCAAATCTACTATGGGACGGGCCATCCTCAGACTTCATGAACCTAGCTCAGGAACAATTATTTACGACGGTAAGGATATTACCAGGGTTTCCAAACGGCAGATGCGCGATAACCGTAAGGATATGCAGATCATTTTCCAGGATCCATACGGTTCACTGAATCCGAGAATGACTGTTGGAGCCATGTTGTCAGAAATCGTAGAAACTCACAAAATCGTCCCTGAAAAAGAGTTATATGATTATGTTTGCAATCTTTTGGTAGAAGTCGGGCTTTCGGAACAGCATTATCATCGATTCCCGCATGAGTTTTCCGGCGGGCAGCGCCAAAGGGTAAGTATCGCCCGTGCGCTATGTACGAACCCAAAGTTGATTGTTTGTGATGAAGCTGTGTCCGCGCTGGATGTATCCGTCCAGTCCCAAATCCTGAATCTGCTGCAGCGCTTGAAAAAGGAGCATCAGCTGACATACTTGTTTATTTCCCACGACCTTAGCGTTGTCAAGCATGTCAGCGATCGTGTTGCCGTAATGTATTTAGGGAAAATGGTTGAGCTGGCGGATAAGAAGGATCTTTACGATAATCCGCGCCATCCTTATACTAAGGCATTGCTTTCTGCCATTCCTTCAACCAAGGAAGAGAAGAAGAGGGAAAGGGTTATCTTAAAGGGCGATGTGCCGAGCCCGATCAACGTTCCGAGCGGCTGTCGATTCCATACAAGATGCCCGCTGGCCACGGATTTATGCAGAGCGGAGGAACCGGCTTTTAGGGAAGTAAGCGAGAAACATTTTGCCG